In Ancylothrix sp. D3o, the following are encoded in one genomic region:
- a CDS encoding ISAzo13 family transposase, with protein sequence MIFDTKKKEILGNLYRLGTLYTKESVTTFDHYFSSLGHGKVLPHGIYDCQQNRGYITLENSKNTSKVACEYLKNWGNTYGKATYPNANSILAKCDGGGSNNANHYIFKDDLQKLVNNEIGIEIRIAHYLPYTSKYNPREHRLFTHITRACQGVIFPSLELVKALVEKTQPKMGLSVAVNILKKVYKTGRKVADNFQNTMQIVFDQYLPKWNYRAVPQPE encoded by the coding sequence ATATCGGCTAGGAACTCTTTATACAAAGGAATCGGTTACTACTTTCGATCATTATTTTTCGAGTTTAGGTCACGGTAAAGTGCTCCCACATGGTATTTATGATTGTCAACAAAACCGAGGATACATCACCTTAGAAAATAGTAAAAATACCAGTAAAGTCGCTTGTGAGTATTTGAAAAATTGGGGGAATACTTATGGAAAAGCCACCTATCCTAACGCTAATTCTATCTTGGCAAAATGTGATGGGGGAGGTAGTAATAATGCTAATCATTATATTTTCAAAGACGATTTGCAGAAATTAGTTAATAATGAAATAGGAATTGAAATCAGAATTGCTCATTACCTTCCTTATACGTCTAAATATAATCCCAGAGAACATCGACTTTTTACTCATATTACCAGGGCTTGTCAAGGAGTAATTTTCCCAAGTTTAGAATTAGTCAAAGCTCTCGTCGAAAAAACTCAACCTAAAATGGGACTATCTGTAGCTGTAAATATCCTTAAGAAAGTTTATAAAACTGGTCGAAAGGTGGCTGATAATTTCCAAAATACTATGCAAATTGTTTTTGACCAATATTTGCCCAAATGGAATTATCGAGCCGTCCCCCAACCAGAGTAA
- the hemC gene encoding hydroxymethylbilane synthase: MSTVSAQPRTVRIGSRKSQLALVQTYWVQEQLQKHFPDCTFEVHTMSTQGDKILDVALAKIGDKGLFTKELEVGMLNKGTDLAVHSLKDLPTNLPEGLILGCVTERENPADALVVHEKHKDKQLETLPAGSIIGTSSLRRLAQLRYHYPHLEFKDIRGNLNTRLAKLDEGGYDAIILAVAGLQRLGMADRIHQVIPAEISLHAVGQGALGIECRLGDNEILQILKPLEHLETAHRCYAERSFLRSLEGGCQVPIGVNSTIENDQLTLTGMVASLDGKLLVKDIVSGHRESAEQIGIELANKLRNQGAQDILDKIFAEIQRG; the protein is encoded by the coding sequence ATGTCTACCGTTTCTGCTCAACCTCGTACTGTCCGCATCGGTTCTCGCAAAAGTCAACTCGCGCTTGTGCAAACCTACTGGGTACAAGAACAACTTCAAAAACATTTTCCAGATTGCACTTTTGAAGTCCATACAATGTCTACCCAAGGCGACAAAATCCTTGATGTTGCCCTGGCAAAAATTGGTGATAAAGGTCTTTTTACAAAAGAATTGGAAGTGGGAATGCTCAATAAAGGAACAGATTTAGCTGTGCATTCTCTCAAAGATTTACCCACCAATTTACCAGAAGGTTTAATACTAGGATGCGTCACCGAACGCGAAAACCCAGCCGATGCACTTGTAGTGCATGAAAAACACAAAGATAAACAATTAGAAACCTTACCCGCCGGCTCAATTATTGGCACTTCTTCCCTGCGTCGGCTCGCTCAACTACGCTACCATTACCCCCATTTAGAATTTAAAGATATCCGGGGAAATCTCAATACTCGCCTCGCTAAACTTGATGAAGGCGGTTATGATGCGATTATTTTGGCAGTGGCGGGTTTACAGCGTTTAGGAATGGCTGATCGCATTCATCAAGTCATCCCCGCAGAAATTTCTTTGCACGCTGTGGGACAAGGTGCTCTGGGAATTGAATGTCGCTTAGGTGATAACGAAATTTTGCAAATCTTGAAGCCTTTGGAACACTTGGAAACTGCCCACCGGTGTTATGCCGAACGCTCGTTTCTACGCAGCCTCGAAGGCGGTTGTCAAGTGCCTATAGGGGTGAATAGTACCATTGAAAACGACCAACTCACCTTAACCGGCATGGTGGCAAGTTTGGATGGTAAGCTTTTGGTGAAAGATATCGTCAGCGGTCACCGAGAAAGTGCTGAGCAAATCGGCATTGAATTGGCAAATAAACTGCGAAATCAAGGCGCTCAAGATATTCTTGATAAGATTTTTGCAGAAATTCAGCGAGGTTAA